The Aequorivita sublithincola DSM 14238 genome window below encodes:
- a CDS encoding DUF3368 domain-containing protein: MAKTVIANTSCLISLHNIGLLYILQKLFGEVYITSDIQRVFGQSLPDWIKVQNPKNSELLTTFYAKLDKGEASAIALALEIQNATVIIDELKGRKFAESYNVKTVGTIGILIFAKEKGLVVNVMEEINKIIESGFRISKKLLTELNDEHREDKTKG; this comes from the coding sequence ATGGCTAAAACAGTAATTGCAAACACTAGCTGTTTAATCTCTCTTCATAATATTGGACTGCTTTATATTCTGCAAAAACTTTTTGGAGAAGTTTATATCACTTCTGACATTCAAAGGGTATTTGGGCAATCACTACCAGATTGGATTAAAGTTCAAAACCCAAAGAATTCCGAACTGCTCACCACCTTTTATGCAAAATTGGATAAGGGAGAAGCCAGTGCCATCGCTCTAGCATTGGAAATACAAAACGCCACCGTTATTATTGATGAATTAAAAGGAAGAAAATTTGCCGAATCTTACAACGTGAAAACCGTTGGAACTATCGGCATATTAATATTTGCAAAAGAAAAAGGATTAGTTGTAAATGTAATGGAGGAAATTAATAAAATAATTGAGAGTGGCTTTAGAATTTCCAAAAAATTGCTCACAGAATTAAACGATGAACATAGAGAAGATAAAACTAAAGGATAA
- a CDS encoding UPF0175 family protein encodes MKKIEINVPNSVDEHSIKMQLAGILFEQGVLSSGQAAELVGISRRKFLETIGEYGISIFSETMEDIQESLKWLKQ; translated from the coding sequence ATGAAGAAGATAGAAATAAATGTGCCGAATTCTGTGGATGAACATTCCATAAAGATGCAATTGGCAGGAATTTTATTTGAACAGGGCGTTTTATCCTCTGGTCAGGCTGCAGAATTGGTGGGTATTTCTCGTAGGAAATTTCTGGAAACCATTGGTGAATATGGCATATCCATTTTCTCTGAAACTATGGAGGATATTCAAGAATCACTCAAATGGCTAAAACAGTAA
- the gcvT gene encoding glycine cleavage system aminomethyltransferase GcvT — translation MKNIALSHIHEQLGAKMVPFAGYNMPVSYEGVNAEHETVRTGVGVFDVSHMGEFLLTGPKALDLIQKVCSNDASKLVDGQAQYTCLPNKTGGIVDDLIVYKLQDEQYLLVVNASNIDKDWAWIEKQNTMDADMRNLSDDYSLLAIQGPKAIEAMQSLTSEDLSAIKFYHFKVADFAGIEHVIISATGYTGSGGFEIYCKNSEVEQVWNKVMEAGKNFGIKPIGLAARDTLRLEMGFCLYGNDISDTTSPLEAGLGWITKFTKDFVNSENLKKQKEEGVKRKLIGFELTERGIPRHDYEIADKDGNIIGIVTSGTMAPSLNKAIGLGYVTVENSAPGTEIFIQIRNKPVAATIVKTPFYKG, via the coding sequence ATGAAAAACATAGCACTTTCTCACATACACGAACAATTGGGCGCTAAAATGGTGCCTTTTGCAGGATATAATATGCCTGTTTCTTATGAAGGCGTAAACGCAGAACACGAAACGGTGCGCACAGGCGTTGGCGTTTTTGACGTTTCGCATATGGGCGAATTTTTATTGACTGGTCCTAAAGCTTTGGATTTAATTCAAAAAGTATGTAGCAACGATGCCTCAAAACTTGTGGATGGCCAGGCGCAATACACTTGTTTACCTAATAAAACTGGCGGAATTGTGGACGATTTGATAGTTTACAAACTTCAAGACGAGCAATATTTATTGGTCGTAAACGCTTCAAACATTGATAAAGATTGGGCTTGGATTGAAAAACAAAACACGATGGACGCCGATATGCGGAATCTATCTGATGATTATTCACTTTTGGCAATTCAAGGGCCGAAAGCTATTGAAGCTATGCAATCTTTAACTTCTGAAGATTTGAGTGCGATTAAATTTTACCATTTTAAAGTTGCCGATTTTGCAGGAATTGAACACGTAATTATTAGCGCAACTGGTTATACCGGTAGCGGCGGATTCGAGATTTATTGCAAAAATAGCGAAGTGGAACAAGTTTGGAACAAAGTGATGGAAGCGGGAAAAAACTTCGGAATAAAACCAATTGGTTTGGCTGCTCGCGACACGCTAAGACTTGAAATGGGCTTCTGCCTTTACGGAAATGATATAAGTGATACTACTTCGCCTCTTGAAGCTGGTTTGGGTTGGATTACAAAATTCACGAAGGATTTTGTGAATTCAGAAAACCTAAAAAAGCAAAAAGAAGAAGGAGTAAAACGAAAACTAATTGGTTTTGAACTTACTGAACGCGGTATTCCGCGTCACGATTATGAAATCGCCGACAAAGACGGAAATATTATTGGTATCGTTACCAGCGGAACAATGGCGCCATCTTTAAACAAAGCCATTGGTTTGGGTTACGTTACTGTTGAAAATAGCGCTCCCGGAACGGAAATATTTATTCAAATACGAAACAAACCGGTTGCGGCAACTATCGTTAAAACACCATTCTACAAAGGTTAA
- a CDS encoding NAD-dependent succinate-semialdehyde dehydrogenase, which yields MATTTSYNPYNNVELQTYKNHTKQEVSDLIDKADKRFYSWRETSYSERKKLMLAAAAELKKNTREYAEMMSLEMGKPISQAIGEVEKCAWVCEFYAENAEKQLQDEVVQTDAFKSYVSYEPLGIVLAVMPWNYPFWQVFRFAAPALMAGNIGLLKHASNVFGSALNIEKVFKRAGFPENCFTTLLIGSKDVKEVLENEKVKAVTLTGSGPAGASVASIAGENIKKSVLELGGNNALIVMKDADIDKAVATCVQARFQNTGQSCIAGKRLIIDESISEEFVEKMVIKVRELKSGDPMDEKTYVGTLAREDLAKDLEKQVNASLKSGAKLAIGGNRQGAYYEPTILTNVSQKMTVFEEETFGPVLSVTTFKTVEEAVEMSNNSEFGLGVSIFSKNIEAAEKLAFQFDEGAVFINELVKSDPRLPFGGIKKSGYGRELSQHGIHEFVNRKTIFINK from the coding sequence ATGGCCACAACAACTTCATACAATCCATATAATAACGTAGAATTACAAACATATAAAAATCATACAAAACAGGAGGTTTCAGATCTAATTGATAAAGCGGACAAACGTTTTTACAGCTGGCGTGAAACTTCTTATTCTGAGCGAAAAAAGCTGATGCTTGCTGCAGCTGCTGAATTAAAAAAGAATACAAGAGAATATGCAGAAATGATGTCTTTGGAAATGGGAAAGCCAATTTCACAAGCCATTGGCGAGGTTGAAAAATGTGCTTGGGTTTGCGAGTTTTACGCTGAAAATGCTGAGAAACAACTTCAAGATGAAGTTGTGCAAACGGATGCTTTCAAAAGTTATGTGAGCTATGAACCTTTGGGTATCGTACTTGCCGTAATGCCTTGGAACTATCCATTTTGGCAAGTTTTCCGTTTTGCAGCTCCTGCGTTAATGGCTGGGAATATTGGTCTTTTGAAGCATGCTTCAAACGTTTTTGGAAGTGCTTTGAATATTGAAAAGGTTTTTAAAAGAGCAGGTTTCCCAGAAAATTGTTTTACCACTTTATTGATTGGCAGTAAGGATGTTAAAGAAGTGCTTGAAAACGAAAAAGTAAAAGCAGTAACCCTGACGGGAAGTGGCCCAGCTGGTGCTTCCGTGGCTTCGATTGCGGGTGAAAACATAAAGAAATCTGTTTTGGAATTAGGCGGAAACAATGCGTTAATAGTGATGAAAGACGCCGATATTGATAAAGCCGTTGCAACCTGCGTACAAGCACGATTTCAGAATACGGGACAAAGCTGCATCGCTGGAAAAAGATTGATAATAGATGAATCCATTTCCGAAGAATTTGTAGAAAAAATGGTAATAAAAGTCCGTGAACTTAAAAGCGGCGATCCAATGGATGAAAAAACCTATGTGGGAACTTTGGCACGCGAGGATCTTGCGAAAGATTTGGAAAAACAAGTAAACGCTTCCCTAAAATCTGGCGCAAAATTAGCAATTGGCGGAAATCGTCAAGGTGCCTATTATGAACCAACCATTTTGACAAATGTATCTCAAAAGATGACCGTTTTTGAAGAAGAAACCTTTGGCCCTGTGCTATCAGTAACAACTTTCAAAACAGTTGAAGAAGCCGTTGAAATGTCAAATAATTCAGAATTTGGTTTGGGCGTTTCCATTTTCAGCAAAAACATTGAAGCAGCAGAAAAGCTAGCTTTTCAATTTGACGAAGGTGCTGTTTTTATAAATGAATTGGTGAAAAGCGACCCAAGATTGCCTTTTGGCGGCATCAAGAAGAGTGGTTACGGCCGCGAACTTAGCCAGCATGGTATTCATGAATTTGTGAATAGGAAAACGATTTTTATAAACAAGTAA